A genomic stretch from Telopea speciosissima isolate NSW1024214 ecotype Mountain lineage chromosome 7, Tspe_v1, whole genome shotgun sequence includes:
- the LOC122666965 gene encoding uncharacterized protein LOC122666965, translating to MAVYVRAKRVTDPLNDKVKACLSGRDHRQTSYNSSGSEHSPCLSDLIHDFLEAESNSPNYEESSDSERDSSLHEPIDVIESLLNPPGDSDPFRIHLLSVVSKAVKAFACERSNLFVFRRKVMTYLRDSGYNAAICKSKWDSCAGVTAGTYEFIDVIRSDAAWQQRYIVDAEFSGEFEIARPTVNYERLLNAIPKVYVGRTEELKQIIRLMADAAKRSLKARELSLPPWRKNRYMQTKWFGPYKRTVNQCLATVSFPVELEKFDVKCRSVGFDAVNDGCNRFVFPPPATRTR from the coding sequence ATGGCGGTTTACGTGAGAGCGAAGCGAGTCACAGACCCTCTCAACGACAAGGTCAAGGCATGCCTCTCCGGCAGAGACCATCGCCAAACCAGCTACAACAGCAGCGGCAGCGAGCATTCTCCTTGCCTCTCAGACCTCATCCATGACTTCTTAGAAGCAGAATCCAATTCACCGAACTACGAAGAATCATCCGATTCCGAACGAGATTCCTCACTTCACGAACCGATCGATGTCATCGAGAGCTTGCTTAACCCTCCCGGTGATTCCGATCCTTTTCGAATCCACCTCCTCTCTGTTGTCTCCAAAGCAGTGAAGGCCTTCGCCTGTGAGAGATCAAACTTGTTCGTTTTCCGGCGGAAAGTAATGACGTATCTGAGAGATTCCGGTTACAATGCGGCGATCTGTAAATCCAAATGGGATAGCTGCGCCGGAGTCACCGCAGGTACCTACGAGTTCATCGACGTCATCAGATCTGACGCTGCGTGGCAGCAGAGGTATATCGTAGATGCTGAGTTCTCTGGGGAGTTCGAGATAGCTCGGCCGACGGTGAACTACGAGCGTTTGCTAAACGCGATTCCGAAGGTTTACGTTGGAAGAACAGAGGAGCTGAAGCAGATCATAAGATTAATGGCGGATGCGGCGAAGAGGTCACTGAAGGCGAGAGAGTTGTCTCTGCCTCCGTGGAGGAAGAACCGGTACATGCAGACTAAGTGGTTTGGTCCGTACAAAAGGACTGTGAACCAGTGTCTAGCCACTGTTTCTTTTCCGGTGGAGCTCGAGAAGTTCGACGTGAAATGCCGATCCGTTGGATTTGACGCCGTGAACGATGGTTGCAACAGATTCGTTTTTCCCCCGCCGGCGACTCGAACAagataa
- the LOC122669253 gene encoding EID1-like F-box protein 3, with protein MNNVNQRSRHNRPSDEVSESGSSESGILNERILMLVFESINWDPHVLCRTACVSRKLHALAKRILWRQLCITRAPRMVVTLVNGVPNGHQVGGGWHMLAKLLFFCGGCESSRHFRVNRSLPGHFAKSSRFSKTSGRSFLTKKCREDLLYVSDPCEHAMEGHEEDLGVYRGVFRGFRRSKTRDCLIGRRVELEEGVRCPYCGARVWSMTTARLVPKSAWRRLGSHEGALEYFVCVNGHLHGFCWLAPLSSDEDNEDDDDEVDDNSEDGVHQGSYQMGKRGGLDEGRPGSSGEMIEDRSTV; from the coding sequence ATGAACAACGTTAACCAGAGGTCTCGACATAACCGGCCGAGTGACGAGGTTTCCGAGTCAGGGTCAAGCGAGTCAGGGATTTTGAACGAGCGGATACTCATGCTGGTCTTCGAGTCCATAAACTGGGATCCGCACGTTCTTTGTCGGACGGCGTGTGTAAGTCGGAAGCTTCACGCGTTGGCGAAGCGTATCTTGTGGAGACAGCTCTGCATAACGCGAGCACCGCGCATGGTGGTTACATTGGTGAACGGCGTGCCAAACGGTCATCAAGTGGGAGGTGGATGGCACATGTTAGCGAAGCTTCTTTTCTTCTGTGGTGGTTGCGAGTCAAGCCGGCATTTCCGAGTCAACCGGTCATTACCGGGTCACTTCGCGAAAAGTTCCAGGTTTTCCAAAACGTCCGGTCGGAGTTTTTTGACAAAGAAATGCAGAGAAGATTTGTTATATGTGAGTGATCCTTGTGAGCACGCAATGGAAGGTCACGAAGAGGATTTGGGAGTTTATAGAGGGGTATTTCGGGGTTTTAGAAGATCGAAGACGAGGGATTGTTTGATCGGACGGCGAGTAGAGCTTGAAGAGGGTGTTCGATGTCCTTACTGTGGGGCCCGCGTTTGGAGTATGACGACTGCTAGGCTTGTGCCGAAGAGCGCGTGGAGGAGGCTCGGATCCCATGAGGGAGCGTTAGAGTATTTCGTGTGTGTGAATGGGCACTTGCACGGGTTCTGTTGGCTTGCGCCTCTATCGTCGGATGAAGACAATGaagacgatgatgatgaagtgGACGACAACAGCGAAGATGGGGTCCACCAAGGTAGTTATCAAATGGGTAAAAGAGGAGGTTTGGATGAAGGGAGACCGGGTTCGAGTGGGGAGATGATCGAGGATCGATCCACAGTTTGA